A genomic region of Helicobacter pylori contains the following coding sequences:
- a CDS encoding F0F1 ATP synthase subunit delta, with the protein MQDLKVISKHYAKALKNHTKSDLALLEEIVVGLKNVAEAIKLHKLNQVLAHVSLKVKKEVVFEILEKITSTKACSVLKPVMEVVLKNNRLDMLELVAEELSFDSKKTLEATLLVPQKLENKELEEVQQKLQAHFNAPVEIAQDTWSKKGVSLSVSSLDLEIGFSKEDILKKIEKQVIQSI; encoded by the coding sequence ATGCAAGATTTAAAAGTGATCTCTAAGCATTATGCTAAGGCGTTGAAAAACCACACTAAAAGCGATCTAGCGTTATTGGAAGAAATCGTTGTGGGGCTTAAAAATGTAGCAGAAGCCATAAAATTACACAAACTCAACCAGGTGTTAGCTCATGTTTCTTTAAAAGTTAAAAAAGAGGTTGTATTTGAAATCTTAGAAAAAATAACTTCCACAAAAGCATGTTCAGTTTTAAAGCCTGTAATGGAAGTGGTGTTAAAAAATAACCGGCTTGATATGTTGGAATTAGTCGCTGAAGAGCTGTCTTTTGATTCTAAAAAGACTTTAGAAGCCACGCTTTTAGTCCCGCAAAAGCTTGAAAATAAGGAGCTAGAAGAAGTGCAACAAAAATTGCAAGCGCATTTTAACGCCCCTGTAGAAATCGCTCAAGACACTTGGTCTAAAAAAGGGGTTTCTTTGAGCGTTTCAAGCTTGGATTTAGAAATAGGCTTTTCTAAAGAAGATATTTTAAAGAAAATAGAAAAACAGGTTATTCAATCTATTTAA
- the atpA gene encoding F0F1 ATP synthase subunit alpha, with protein sequence MSQLKLEEISSVIEEKIKNFELDCDMAEVGKVVSYADGVAKVYGLNGVMSYEVLEFETGDKGVAANLEEDSVGVIVFGFGNNIKEGTSVKRTKSLMKVPVGDAVVGRVLNALGEPIDGKGEIETNEFSLIEQKAPGIMDRKSVHEPLQTGIKAIDALVPIGRGQRELIIGDKQTGKTTVAIDAIINQKGQNVICIYVAIGQKESTVAQVVRKLEEYGAMEYSVVINASASDSAAMQYLAPYSGVAMGEYFRDHARHALIIYDDLSKHAVAYREMSLILRRPPGREAFPGDVFYIHSRLLERAAKLCDEKGAGSLTALPIVETQAGDVSAYIPTNIISITDGQIFLETDLFYSGIRPAINVGLSVSRVGGAAQIKATKQVSGTLRLDLAQYRELQAFTQFASDLDEASKKQLERGQRMVEVLKQAPYSPLPIEKQVVIIYAGAKGFLDSVSVKKVVDFEEQLYPFLEAKYPQVLEEIHTKKVLDKDLEAMLRKVLEEFKLTYSE encoded by the coding sequence ATGTCCCAACTAAAATTGGAAGAAATCAGCTCGGTTATTGAAGAAAAAATCAAGAATTTTGAACTTGATTGCGATATGGCTGAAGTAGGAAAGGTCGTTTCATACGCTGATGGTGTGGCTAAGGTTTATGGCTTAAATGGTGTCATGTCGTATGAAGTGCTCGAGTTTGAAACAGGGGATAAAGGCGTTGCGGCTAACTTAGAAGAAGATAGCGTTGGCGTGATTGTGTTTGGTTTTGGTAACAATATTAAAGAGGGGACTAGCGTTAAACGCACGAAGAGTTTGATGAAAGTTCCTGTTGGCGATGCGGTTGTGGGGCGCGTGTTGAACGCTTTGGGTGAGCCTATTGATGGCAAGGGTGAGATAGAAACGAATGAGTTTAGCCTAATAGAGCAAAAAGCCCCAGGCATTATGGACAGAAAATCTGTGCATGAGCCTTTACAAACTGGCATTAAAGCCATTGATGCGTTGGTGCCTATTGGGCGCGGGCAAAGGGAATTGATTATTGGAGATAAACAAACCGGTAAAACCACCGTAGCGATCGATGCGATCATTAACCAAAAAGGGCAAAATGTGATCTGTATCTATGTGGCTATTGGGCAAAAAGAATCCACTGTCGCGCAAGTGGTCCGCAAATTAGAAGAATACGGGGCGATGGAATACAGCGTTGTGATTAACGCTTCGGCTTCAGATTCAGCTGCGATGCAATATTTAGCCCCTTATTCAGGTGTGGCTATGGGGGAATACTTTAGAGATCATGCCCGCCATGCCCTAATCATTTATGACGATTTGAGTAAGCATGCTGTCGCTTACAGAGAGATGTCTTTGATTTTGAGAAGACCCCCAGGTAGGGAGGCTTTTCCTGGAGACGTGTTTTATATTCACTCACGGCTTTTAGAAAGAGCGGCTAAACTTTGCGATGAAAAGGGTGCCGGCTCTTTGACCGCGCTCCCTATTGTGGAAACTCAAGCGGGCGATGTTTCAGCTTATATCCCTACGAATATCATTTCTATTACAGACGGGCAAATTTTCTTAGAAACGGATTTGTTTTATTCAGGGATCCGCCCGGCTATCAATGTGGGCTTGTCGGTTTCAAGGGTTGGAGGGGCCGCTCAAATCAAAGCGACCAAGCAGGTTTCAGGGACTTTGCGCCTGGATTTAGCGCAATACAGAGAGTTGCAAGCCTTCACGCAATTCGCTTCTGATTTAGATGAAGCGAGTAAAAAGCAATTAGAAAGGGGGCAACGCATGGTGGAAGTGCTGAAACAAGCCCCTTATTCGCCCTTGCCTATTGAAAAGCAAGTGGTCATTATTTACGCTGGGGCTAAGGGCTTTTTAGACAGCGTGAGCGTGAAAAAAGTCGTGGATTTTGAAGAGCAACTATACCCTTTCTTGGAAGCAAAATACCCCCAAGTTTTAGAAGAAATCCACACTAAAAAAGTGCTAGATAAGGATTTGGAAGCCATGCTAAGAAAAGTCTTAGAGGAATTTAAGCTCACTTATAGCGAGTAG
- a CDS encoding F0F1 ATP synthase subunit B, producing MVLVKMVLGFLILLSPLCATGLDISQTDIIERSLNFLLFAGILWYFLAKKLRAFLHSKSLEISKRLEEIQAQLKVSKENKKKLLKELEQAKEKAELIISDANKEAYTITQKYELQTKMDVENLIKNSKALMDLEVKKIKRELVESVFKDLRESKKVSFNAQDCVNILKQRL from the coding sequence ATGGTGTTAGTTAAAATGGTGTTAGGGTTTTTGATCCTTTTAAGCCCTTTGTGTGCTACTGGATTGGATATTTCACAAACGGACATTATAGAGCGTTCTTTAAATTTCCTCTTATTTGCGGGGATTTTGTGGTATTTTTTAGCTAAAAAACTGCGAGCGTTTTTGCACTCCAAAAGCCTTGAAATCTCCAAACGCTTAGAAGAGATTCAAGCCCAACTTAAAGTGAGTAAAGAAAACAAGAAAAAACTCCTAAAAGAATTAGAGCAAGCCAAAGAAAAAGCTGAATTGATTATTTCTGATGCGAATAAAGAAGCTTACACGATCACGCAAAAATACGAATTGCAAACCAAAATGGATGTGGAAAATTTGATCAAAAATTCTAAGGCGTTGATGGATTTAGAAGTTAAAAAGATCAAAAGAGAGCTGGTTGAAAGCGTTTTTAAAGATCTAAGAGAGAGCAAAAAAGTCTCTTTCAATGCGCAAGATTGCGTGAATATTTTGAAACAAAGGCTTTAA
- a CDS encoding FoF1 ATP synthase subunit B' — protein MNISVNPYLMAVVFVVFVLLLWAMNVWVYRPLLAFMDNRQAEIKDSLAKIKTDNTQSVEIGHQIETILKEAAEKHREMIAEAIQKATESYDAVIKQKENELNQEFEAFAKQLQNEKQVLKEQLQAQMPVFEDELNKRVAMGLGS, from the coding sequence ATGAATATATCGGTTAACCCCTATTTAATGGCGGTCGTTTTTGTGGTGTTTGTGTTATTGTTGTGGGCGATGAATGTTTGGGTGTATAGGCCTTTGTTGGCTTTTATGGATAACAGACAGGCAGAGATAAAGGATAGCTTGGCTAAAATCAAAACGGATAACACCCAAAGCGTGGAGATTGGCCATCAAATTGAGACTATTCTTAAAGAAGCTGCTGAAAAGCACAGAGAAATGATAGCGGAAGCGATTCAAAAAGCTACAGAGTCCTATGACGCTGTGATCAAGCAAAAAGAGAACGAACTCAATCAAGAGTTTGAAGCGTTCGCAAAGCAATTACAAAATGAAAAGCAAGTCTTAAAAGAGCAGTTGCAAGCGCAAATGCCGGTATTTGAAGACGAGTTAAACAAGCGTGTGGCTATGGGTTTAGGGAGTTGA
- a CDS encoding ParB/RepB/Spo0J family partition protein — protein MAKNKVLGRGLADIFPEINEVYEQGLYERANRVVELGIDEVMPNPYQPRKIFSEDSLEELAQSIKEHGLLQPVLVVSENGRYHLIAGERRLRASKLAKMPTIKAIVVDIEQEKMREVALIENIQREDLNPLELARSYKELLESYQMTQEELSKIVKKSRAHVANIMRLLTLSSKVQNALLEEKITSGHAKVLVGLDEEKQELILNSIIGQKLSVRQTEDLARDFKINANFENKKHGFKETQTLIAEDELKRFNQSLWDHYKLKATLKGNKIVLRCYENSLLEAFMKKMMS, from the coding sequence ATGGCAAAAAATAAAGTGTTGGGTAGGGGTTTAGCGGATATTTTCCCTGAAATCAATGAAGTGTATGAGCAAGGGCTGTATGAAAGAGCGAATCGGGTTGTGGAGCTTGGTATTGATGAGGTGATGCCTAATCCTTACCAGCCCAGAAAAATCTTTAGCGAAGATTCCTTAGAAGAATTAGCACAATCCATTAAAGAACATGGTTTATTGCAACCGGTTTTGGTGGTGAGTGAGAACGGGCGTTACCATTTGATCGCTGGTGAAAGGCGCTTAAGAGCGAGCAAATTAGCTAAAATGCCTACGATTAAGGCGATTGTTGTGGATATTGAGCAAGAAAAAATGCGTGAAGTCGCTTTGATTGAAAATATCCAGCGAGAAGATTTAAACCCCTTGGAGTTGGCTAGATCGTATAAAGAATTGCTTGAAAGCTATCAAATGACCCAAGAAGAGCTGTCTAAAATCGTTAAAAAATCCCGAGCCCATGTGGCTAATATCATGCGTTTATTGACGCTCTCTTCTAAGGTTCAAAACGCTCTTTTAGAAGAAAAAATCACTTCAGGGCATGCAAAAGTTTTGGTGGGTTTGGATGAAGAAAAACAAGAATTGATTTTAAATTCCATCATAGGGCAGAAACTCAGCGTGCGCCAGACAGAAGATTTAGCGCGTGATTTTAAAATAAACGCAAATTTTGAAAATAAAAAACATGGTTTCAAGGAAACCCAAACGCTCATCGCTGAAGATGAATTAAAACGCTTTAATCAAAGTTTGTGGGATCATTACAAGCTTAAAGCTACTTTGAAAGGGAATAAAATCGTTTTACGATGTTATGAAAATTCTCTTTTAGAGGCTTTTATGAAAAAAATGATGTCTTAA